TGAAAATTATTTTATTCATGTAAGCTCGAATTGTGGTTATTTCCTAATACTCTCGCCACCTTGATGAGAATATCCCAACGTAATGAGAGAATTTATACGTATTTCAATCTAGGGGACAAAACTTGGCAATACACTTGAGATTCGCATCAACGGTAAGGTTCGCGATCCGATCCGTTCAGCATCATCGAATCTTGATCCATTAGCATAGGCATGACGAAAAAAAAATAAAAGAAACAATAATACTACAAATCCAATGATGACTTCAAACAAAGCAACTGCTTCAGACATTATTCCTTGCTCACATAATCTACTAATGATGTTCCTGTAACAAAGCTGTGAGTCATTCACGGTGTTTCCAACTCGCTTAAAAGTATTGACTGCCTCCTTAAACCTCGAGTTCGCGAAACATTCGTTGACCATGATGTTACATGTCTCTGCATTAAACTGATTGTCCAGCATCCGATCAAACAATGCCCAAGCTTCTGTTTTCTTGTCGTAGTCAAGAAGAATCCGCAGAAGAATGTTCCCAGTAACTGGGTTCATTACGAATCTCTTGCCTAACAAAGACGTGTACCACTTGATAGCTTCTTCATCGTTACGTTGTTTGAACCAATACTCAATGAAAGTAGCAGTCACCATCGCGATTCCATTGTAATCCTCGTCGATGATAAGATGAACCAAGTCGGCAATTTCATCGTCCGCAGACGAGACAACCCTTTGTTTCAGATGTCTGAAAACGTCCATGGCGGTTTCGAGTTTGCTCTGATCCAAAAGCCCGAGGATCAATGACTCACAGCTTTGTTACAGGAACATCATTAGTAGATTTTGTGAGCAAGGAATAATGTCTGAAGCAGTTGCTTTGTTTGAAGTCATCATTGGATTTGTAGTATTATTGTTTCTTTTATTTTTTTTTCGTCAGATAATTATAGTGCCTCAAGCTATTTATCAAAAAAAAAAAAAAAGGAAAACT
The DNA window shown above is from Brassica oleracea var. oleracea cultivar TO1000 chromosome C3, BOL, whole genome shotgun sequence and carries:
- the LOC106329966 gene encoding pentatricopeptide repeat-containing protein At1g10270-like encodes the protein MDVFRHLKQRVVSSADDEIADLVHLIIDEDYNGIAMVTATFIEYWFKQRNDEEAIKWYTSLLGKRFVMNPVTGNILLRILLDYDKKTEAWALFDRMLDNQFNAETCNIMVNECFANSRFKEAVNTFKRVGNTVNDSQLCYRNIISRLCEQGIMSEAVALFEVIIGFVVLLFLLFFFRHAYANGSRFDDAERIGSRTLPLMRISSVLPSFVP